CCTGCGGCGCAGCAGCCTCGACGAGTTCCCGCAACTGTACAACGTGCTGCGCGGCGAGATGTCGGTGGTGGGCCCGCGCCCCCAGATCCCCAGCGAGGTGGCCGCCTACACGCCGGCCCAGGCGCGCCGGCTCCAGGTGAGGCCCGGGCTGACCTGCCTGTGGCAGGTGTCGGGCCGCAGCCACCTCGACTTCGAGGACTGGATGGAACTGGACCTCGAGTACGTGCGACGGCGCAGCCCGGCCTTCGACCTGCGGATCCTCTCGCGCACGATCCCGGCCGTCATCGAGCGCAAGGGGGCCTACT
The nucleotide sequence above comes from bacterium. Encoded proteins:
- a CDS encoding sugar transferase codes for the protein LRRSSLDEFPQLYNVLRGEMSVVGPRPQIPSEVAAYTPAQARRLQVRPGLTCLWQVSGRSHLDFEDWMELDLEYVRRRSPAFDLRILSRTIPAVIERKGAY